Part of the Aquimarina sp. TRL1 genome, TACTGACCAATTAATAACTCAAATCATTAAAGGGATTGAAGAAGTTAAAGGAAGTGATATTAGCATTTTAGATTTACGAGAAATAGAAAACACTGTTTGTGAATATTTTATCATCTGCAACGGTACTTCGAACACCCAGGTTAATGCCATTGTGAACTCTGTACAAAAAACAGTAAGCAAATCTTTAAAAGATAAACCTTGGCATGTAGAGGGTAGTGATAATGCGGAGTGGGTTTTAATTGATTACGTCAATGTAGTGGTTCATGTTTTTCAAAAACACATTAGAGAGTTCTATGACATAGAGGGATTATGGGGAGATGCGAAGACTACTACAATAAATACAAATTTTTAAAAAAAGAAAGAGCGGTAAATGGCTAAAGAGAGTAAAAAACTAGAACCAAACAAAAAACCTAAGTTTAATGCTTACTGGATATATGCTATTATCATTGTTGGATTTTTAGCATTGAATTTTTTAGGAAGTAACGGTTGGGGAGCTGCCCCAAAAACCACTCCTTCCGATTTTCAGAAATACCTCAGCAATGGAGAAGTAGAACGAGTTGTTATTCTCAACCGAAGAGAAGCAAAGGTATTCCTTACCAACGAAGCAAAAGCACAAGAAAAACA contains:
- the rsfS gene encoding ribosome silencing factor, with the translated sequence MIKKEISTDQLITQIIKGIEEVKGSDISILDLREIENTVCEYFIICNGTSNTQVNAIVNSVQKTVSKSLKDKPWHVEGSDNAEWVLIDYVNVVVHVFQKHIREFYDIEGLWGDAKTTTINTNF